A section of the Methanoregula formicica SMSP genome encodes:
- a CDS encoding ABC transporter substrate-binding protein, whose amino-acid sequence METDADDAMDHLFEIAEQVMLDDFLEGSDPGLAVASERQITPSLIVYGQDAKCSVLTQERARTLAKNLHIRLKGLGGTEDGVIGAMAGLGLAYLKCDGRYLQKGIVRSILDSCTVERLFEAGVDEVCSLDGTQYTTGTVYFRPGKSPRFCPVCGRTVVFVKQEKDRLVDDKRD is encoded by the coding sequence GTGGAGACAGACGCGGACGATGCCATGGATCACCTCTTCGAGATCGCCGAACAGGTCATGCTCGACGATTTCCTGGAAGGCAGCGATCCCGGCCTGGCCGTGGCATCCGAGAGGCAGATTACGCCTTCCCTGATCGTGTACGGGCAGGACGCAAAATGCTCCGTTCTCACCCAGGAGCGGGCCAGGACGCTTGCAAAGAACCTGCATATCCGGCTCAAGGGCCTCGGGGGCACTGAGGACGGGGTCATCGGCGCCATGGCCGGACTTGGGCTCGCCTACCTGAAATGCGACGGGCGATACCTCCAGAAAGGGATAGTCCGCAGCATTCTGGACTCCTGCACCGTGGAACGGCTTTTTGAGGCAGGAGTCGATGAAGTCTGTTCCCTTGACGGCACGCAGTATACCACCGGAACCGTGTACTTCCGTCCGGGCAAGTCCCCCCGCTTCTGCCCGGTGTGCGGCAGGACGGTCGTTTTCGTGAAACAGGAAAAAGACCGCCTGGTAGACGATAAAAGGGATTAA
- a CDS encoding ABC transporter ATP-binding protein, which produces MTGHDPVITIRGLSFRYPPSISGRAGFALRTISLSIDPGEFVVVTGHSGSGKSTLARCLNGLIPHATRGTMDGRVVAAGLDTREHDVPDFARTVGLVFQDPAYQIVTSDVESEIAFALEAQNLPEEEIQTRIETTVSLLRIGHLLGRTTADLSWGERQRVAIASVLAARPKVLVMDEPFSGIDPPAAAELAGLLHDLKKETGITIVIFEHRTTWLHAIADRWIAMQDGTVVSDTRPAAGGDAFGKPGPAATRFQLGRREIPAIHPAPVLSLRNVTYTYPGQKGPALSKVSLDFYPGELAVITGPNGSGKTTLLKHCNGLLVPDGGVVLLGTSPLAGKTVAEAARTVGLLGQHADHQLFEDTIAGEVSFGPRNLGKIGSILDEAVQTAIHMCSLSHIDPATPPLGLSGGEKQRVALAGILSMETPVVVLDEPTFGLDPGLKHSLSSLLRTLCAGKKCVILATHDEEFAESCGDRFIRIAGGRIAGDYRRVTETHDNSHSPGEWVIPAGGGDPGVP; this is translated from the coding sequence GTGACGGGGCATGATCCCGTTATTACGATCCGCGGGCTCTCGTTCCGGTACCCGCCATCCATTTCAGGAAGGGCCGGCTTTGCCCTCCGCACCATCAGCCTTTCCATTGATCCCGGGGAATTTGTGGTCGTCACCGGGCACAGCGGCTCCGGTAAGTCCACCCTTGCCCGGTGCCTGAACGGGCTCATCCCCCATGCCACCCGGGGGACCATGGACGGCCGTGTTGTCGCAGCCGGGCTGGACACGCGGGAGCACGATGTCCCCGACTTTGCCCGGACGGTCGGCCTCGTCTTCCAGGACCCCGCATACCAGATCGTGACCAGTGATGTCGAGAGCGAGATCGCCTTTGCGCTTGAAGCCCAGAACCTCCCGGAAGAAGAGATCCAGACGAGGATCGAAACGACTGTCTCGCTCCTCCGGATCGGGCACCTGCTGGGAAGGACAACAGCCGACCTGTCGTGGGGGGAACGGCAGCGGGTCGCTATCGCATCCGTCCTCGCTGCCCGCCCGAAAGTCCTTGTCATGGACGAACCCTTCTCCGGGATCGATCCCCCTGCTGCGGCAGAACTGGCAGGCCTCCTGCACGACCTCAAAAAGGAGACCGGGATCACGATTGTCATCTTCGAGCACCGCACAACCTGGCTCCATGCGATTGCCGACCGCTGGATCGCCATGCAGGACGGGACGGTCGTCTCCGATACCAGGCCGGCCGCCGGGGGGGATGCCTTCGGTAAACCGGGGCCGGCTGCCACCCGGTTCCAGCTGGGCCGCCGGGAGATCCCGGCCATTCATCCGGCTCCGGTGCTCTCGCTCCGGAACGTGACGTACACCTACCCGGGACAGAAAGGACCGGCCCTTTCGAAGGTGAGCCTCGACTTCTATCCCGGGGAACTTGCGGTCATCACCGGCCCGAACGGCTCGGGGAAGACAACGCTCTTAAAACACTGCAACGGCCTCCTAGTTCCCGACGGGGGGGTCGTCCTCCTCGGCACCAGTCCGCTCGCGGGAAAGACCGTTGCGGAAGCGGCCCGGACGGTCGGGCTCCTTGGCCAGCACGCGGATCACCAGCTCTTCGAGGACACTATCGCCGGCGAAGTGTCGTTCGGCCCCCGAAACCTCGGGAAGATCGGCAGCATACTCGACGAGGCGGTGCAGACAGCCATACACATGTGCTCCCTCAGTCACATCGACCCGGCAACGCCCCCGCTCGGGCTCTCCGGTGGCGAGAAGCAGCGGGTCGCACTCGCCGGTATCCTCTCGATGGAGACACCGGTTGTCGTCCTCGACGAACCGACCTTCGGCCTCGACCCCGGGCTGAAACACTCGCTGTCCTCGCTGCTCCGGACGTTATGCGCCGGGAAAAAGTGCGTCATCCTCGCAACCCATGACGAGGAGTTCGCGGAATCGTGCGGCGACCGTTTCATCCGGATTGCCGGCGGGCGCATTGCAGGAGATTACCGGAGAGTGACGGAAACGCATGACAACTCCCATTCCCCGGGAGAATGGGTGATCCCTGCCGGGGGTGGCGATCCTGGAGTGCCATGA
- a CDS encoding energy-coupling factor transporter transmembrane component T family protein, whose product MTKKARRLALLRFRPGTSFLHRLDPRTKLLMVLVVSIAALLFSSLSALALVFLFLLVLAITSRMGTALGKALTLILPLLLLVIVLDSFFSKAPSGTVWFSAEIGILHPEVTTGGILFALSMGLRLLTLAGISFLFVMTTSPDDLVRSLRGMRAPPILTFSLGYALRSTTALADDTRQIIDAQRSRGFELDKGSLVGNSNRLVALFAPVTVSLLKRSKYTADAMQARGFRQSENPACCRSQEFSRADAGMVAGLAVLVLVLILVTGIPGGG is encoded by the coding sequence ATGACAAAGAAGGCCAGGAGGCTCGCCCTCCTCCGCTTCCGGCCGGGCACCTCCTTCCTTCATCGCCTCGACCCCCGTACGAAACTTCTCATGGTCCTTGTCGTGAGCATCGCGGCGCTCCTGTTCAGCTCGCTCTCTGCACTGGCCCTGGTATTTCTTTTCCTGCTGGTCCTTGCCATCACCTCGCGGATGGGGACGGCTCTAGGAAAAGCGCTTACACTCATCCTCCCGCTCCTCCTCCTCGTGATCGTGCTCGACAGTTTCTTCTCAAAGGCACCGTCCGGCACAGTCTGGTTCTCCGCGGAAATCGGCATCCTCCACCCGGAAGTCACGACAGGGGGAATCCTCTTCGCCCTCTCGATGGGCCTCCGGCTCCTCACGCTCGCCGGGATATCGTTCCTCTTTGTCATGACCACCTCTCCCGATGACCTGGTGAGGAGCCTCCGGGGCATGCGGGCCCCGCCGATCCTCACATTCTCGCTCGGGTATGCCCTCCGGTCAACAACCGCACTTGCCGATGACACCCGGCAGATCATCGACGCCCAGCGGTCGCGGGGATTCGAGCTGGACAAAGGGAGCCTTGTTGGGAACAGCAACCGGCTCGTGGCGCTCTTTGCCCCGGTCACCGTCTCCCTCCTCAAGCGGTCGAAATACACGGCCGATGCCATGCAGGCCCGGGGCTTCCGCCAGTCGGAGAACCCGGCCTGCTGCCGGTCGCAGGAGTTCAGCCGGGCGGATGCAGGGATGGTGGCAGGACTGGCAGTCCTTGTGCTCGTGCTCATTCTCGTTACGGGGATCCCGGGAGGGGGATGA
- the thsA gene encoding thermosome subunit alpha translates to MAQQLGGQPIIIVKEGTTRNRGEEAQNSNFAAAKAVAAAVRSTLGPKGMDKMLIDGIGDITITNDGVTILKEMDIEHPAAKMIVEVAKTQDDEVGDGTTSSVVIAGELLKSAEGLVVQGVHPTVITEGYQMAAEKALSILDGIAVTVKPTDTAMLKKISITALSGKNAEVRKDLLSDIIVKAVTSVTDADGKADLAHINVTKKVGGSADDTTLIEGMAIDKERVHPAMPKSVTDAKILILNAALEFKKTEVNAKINISTPGQAAAFLDEEEHMVRAMVDKVVKSGATVLFCQKGIDDLAQHYLAKAGIFAVRRVKKSDSENLARATGANLVTSLDAITKNDLGSAGLVEEKKVSGDDMIYVSKCKNPKAVSIVVRGGTVHVVDELERAIHDALMVVSVVVEGKKVVAGGGAPEVELSLRLREHAATVGGRAQLAIEAFAASVEIIPRTLAENAGVDAINILVALRSAHQAGKKTVGLDADAKKPADMLKAGVVEPLRVKTQAISSATEAAVMILRIDDIIAAQKSAGPAGGMPPGGMGGMGGMPPGMGGY, encoded by the coding sequence ATGGCGCAACAACTCGGGGGACAACCCATTATTATCGTAAAAGAAGGAACTACCCGGAACCGGGGAGAGGAAGCCCAGAACAGCAACTTTGCAGCGGCAAAGGCCGTTGCAGCAGCAGTCCGCTCAACGCTCGGCCCCAAAGGGATGGACAAGATGCTCATCGATGGCATCGGGGACATCACGATCACGAACGACGGGGTGACGATCTTAAAAGAGATGGACATCGAGCACCCGGCAGCAAAGATGATCGTGGAAGTGGCCAAGACCCAGGACGACGAAGTCGGTGATGGGACAACGTCCTCGGTTGTCATTGCCGGCGAACTGCTGAAAAGCGCCGAAGGGCTGGTTGTCCAGGGCGTCCACCCGACCGTGATCACGGAAGGGTACCAGATGGCCGCGGAGAAGGCGCTTTCAATCCTCGATGGCATCGCCGTCACCGTGAAGCCGACCGACACAGCGATGCTGAAGAAGATCTCCATTACTGCCCTGAGTGGCAAGAACGCGGAAGTACGGAAGGACCTGCTCAGCGATATCATCGTGAAGGCGGTAACGTCCGTCACCGACGCCGATGGAAAAGCCGACCTTGCCCACATCAATGTCACGAAAAAGGTCGGTGGCTCAGCTGATGACACAACCCTCATCGAAGGGATGGCCATCGACAAGGAACGGGTCCACCCGGCCATGCCCAAGTCAGTGACCGATGCAAAGATCCTGATCCTCAACGCGGCGCTGGAGTTCAAGAAGACCGAGGTGAACGCGAAGATCAACATCTCCACCCCCGGGCAGGCCGCAGCATTCCTCGATGAGGAGGAGCACATGGTGCGTGCCATGGTGGACAAGGTGGTCAAGAGTGGCGCAACTGTCCTCTTCTGCCAGAAAGGGATTGACGATCTTGCCCAGCACTACCTGGCAAAGGCCGGCATCTTTGCCGTCCGCCGTGTCAAGAAGAGTGACAGCGAGAACCTGGCCCGGGCAACCGGGGCAAACCTCGTGACGAGCCTTGATGCCATCACCAAAAATGACCTCGGGTCAGCCGGCCTCGTTGAGGAGAAGAAGGTCTCGGGCGACGACATGATCTATGTCTCGAAGTGCAAGAACCCGAAAGCGGTCTCGATCGTTGTCCGGGGCGGCACGGTGCATGTTGTCGATGAACTCGAGCGGGCCATTCACGATGCCCTGATGGTGGTCTCGGTTGTTGTCGAAGGGAAGAAGGTCGTTGCCGGTGGTGGAGCCCCCGAGGTCGAGCTCTCGCTCCGGCTCCGCGAGCATGCCGCAACGGTCGGTGGCCGGGCCCAGCTCGCCATCGAAGCGTTTGCCGCATCGGTGGAGATCATCCCGCGGACCCTTGCCGAGAATGCCGGTGTTGACGCAATCAACATCCTTGTTGCGCTGCGCTCGGCTCACCAGGCCGGGAAGAAAACGGTGGGGCTTGATGCCGATGCCAAGAAACCGGCTGACATGCTGAAGGCGGGCGTTGTCGAGCCGCTCCGCGTGAAGACGCAGGCCATCTCCAGTGCGACGGAGGCAGCCGTCATGATCCTCCGCATCGACGATATCATCGCAGCCCAGAAATCCGCCGGGCCGGCCGGAGGGATGCCTCCCGGTGGCATGGGCGGTATGGGTGGCATGCCCCCGGGTATGGGCGGGTACTAA
- a CDS encoding potassium/proton antiporter, whose product MIAIEYVLAGAAVLILFSIIANKVSGRLGLPALLIFIFVGMLAGSEGPGGIYFDDPFIAQSIGVVGLALILFSGGLDTRWTEVRPVLYKGLMLSTVGVALTALVVCAAAIFLLGFSPLEGFLLGAIVSSTDAAAVFSILRSRRASLKGDLRPLLEFESGSNDPMAILLTIGAITLLMQPGTSFFSLVPLFVQQMAVGGLLGYGMGKGAAWLINAVKVEYEGLYAVLTLASALLIYGLTTIVGGNGFLAAYIAGLVIGNSAIVHRKSLIRFHEGIGWLMQITLFLTLGLFVFPSELLPVLVPGIIISIVLIFVARPIAVYLSLLPWKMKKNEKLMISWVGLRGAAPIVLATFPLIAGVPQAQVFFNLVFFMVIASALLHGTSIPFVAKHLGLAAPLPGRSRFGLELDSPEDSRNELFELVVPHGSPASGKQIVNLGLPAGTLIILIAKGSEQFSPRGATVLEDGDTLLILTTPDAAQAVRRIITGETEMEPDEPEPPEGGWPWGSGFTWGTTKPPENERGRL is encoded by the coding sequence ATGATAGCGATCGAATACGTCCTTGCCGGTGCCGCAGTCCTTATCCTGTTCAGCATCATCGCGAACAAGGTCTCGGGGAGGCTCGGCCTTCCCGCCCTCCTGATCTTCATTTTTGTCGGCATGCTTGCCGGTTCCGAAGGCCCCGGCGGGATCTACTTCGACGACCCGTTTATAGCACAGAGCATCGGCGTTGTCGGTCTTGCCCTCATCCTCTTCTCGGGAGGTCTCGATACGCGGTGGACGGAAGTACGACCCGTCCTGTACAAGGGCCTCATGCTCTCGACAGTCGGCGTTGCCCTCACGGCCCTGGTTGTCTGCGCTGCAGCGATCTTCCTGCTGGGTTTCTCCCCGCTCGAAGGGTTCCTGCTGGGTGCGATCGTCTCGTCAACCGATGCAGCAGCGGTCTTCTCCATCCTGCGTTCGCGCCGGGCAAGTCTCAAGGGCGACCTGCGCCCGCTCCTCGAGTTCGAATCGGGCAGCAACGATCCCATGGCAATCCTCCTGACCATCGGGGCCATCACGCTCCTGATGCAGCCTGGTACCTCGTTCTTCTCGCTGGTGCCTCTCTTCGTGCAGCAGATGGCGGTCGGGGGCCTCCTCGGGTACGGCATGGGGAAGGGTGCAGCCTGGCTGATCAATGCCGTAAAGGTGGAGTACGAAGGACTCTACGCGGTCCTGACCCTCGCCTCGGCTCTGCTCATCTATGGCCTGACAACAATTGTAGGTGGCAACGGGTTCCTTGCCGCATACATTGCCGGGCTCGTCATCGGCAACAGTGCCATTGTCCACCGGAAAAGCCTGATCCGGTTCCACGAGGGTATCGGATGGCTGATGCAGATCACCCTCTTCCTCACGCTCGGGCTCTTTGTCTTCCCCTCCGAGCTCCTGCCCGTGCTCGTTCCCGGTATCATCATTTCCATCGTCCTGATCTTCGTGGCCCGGCCGATTGCGGTATACCTTTCGCTCCTCCCGTGGAAGATGAAGAAGAACGAGAAACTGATGATCTCGTGGGTGGGGCTCCGCGGCGCAGCTCCCATCGTGCTTGCCACGTTCCCGCTCATTGCCGGCGTGCCGCAGGCCCAGGTCTTCTTCAACCTGGTCTTCTTCATGGTGATCGCATCCGCGCTCCTCCACGGGACATCGATCCCGTTCGTGGCAAAGCACCTGGGGCTCGCCGCTCCCCTCCCCGGGAGGTCGCGGTTCGGGCTGGAACTGGATTCCCCGGAGGATTCCCGGAACGAACTCTTCGAGCTCGTTGTCCCCCATGGTTCCCCGGCCTCCGGAAAGCAGATCGTGAACCTCGGTCTGCCGGCCGGTACCCTGATCATCCTGATCGCAAAGGGCAGCGAGCAGTTCTCGCCCCGCGGGGCAACGGTGCTCGAAGACGGGGACACCCTCCTCATCCTCACGACACCGGATGCAGCGCAGGCGGTCCGCCGCATCATCACGGGGGAGACGGAGATGGAACCGGATGAGCCCGAACCGCCGGAAGGGGGATGGCCCTGGGGCTCCGGGTTCACGTGGGGGACGACAAAACCTCCGGAAAATGAACGGGGGAGACTATGA
- a CDS encoding sodium-dependent transporter: MSAQTKERWSSHAVFILAAIGAAVGIGNIWRFPAMLGENGGGAYLVPYLIAVFVFGLPLMILEITMGRHFRGTVVSAFRGVRPEFRIIGWLVCAIIFLILSYYLVITGWTIAYTLFSATGSAGTFATFTGSYLPVIFAVIAVLLTGLVVAAGVKNGIERVSVTMVPLIVIILGVMVLYCTTLSGFGEGIGFLFTPDFSVLLHADVWVAAFGQAFFSLSVGEGILLTYGAYLAKEEDIPRSSLVITCTDVSVSLLAALVIFPIVFSFGLSPSAGTELAFTTLPLAFSLMPAGQVVAVAFFVVLFFAAFTSAVSMLEVSVASVQEATAWTRRRTTAVLTGVLLVVSIIPALSFSTVQLSLGGIPVLDLMDETIGTIGLHLSAAIMAIAFTWFLPREIFVSETKQSFLMSRVVFPLCKYVIPAALLVTIGVHLVSGFEFPDATYIAGAHYLNAWIQTGGLATFIAGSLVIILIIDKIRR; this comes from the coding sequence ATGAGCGCACAGACAAAGGAACGCTGGTCGTCGCACGCAGTCTTCATCCTTGCCGCCATTGGTGCCGCCGTGGGGATCGGCAACATCTGGCGGTTCCCGGCCATGCTGGGGGAAAACGGCGGGGGAGCCTACCTTGTCCCCTACCTCATCGCAGTCTTTGTCTTCGGCCTGCCGCTGATGATCCTCGAGATCACGATGGGCCGGCATTTCCGGGGAACGGTTGTGAGTGCATTCAGGGGAGTCCGGCCCGAATTCCGCATCATCGGGTGGCTCGTCTGCGCAATCATCTTCCTGATCCTGAGTTACTACCTTGTCATCACCGGCTGGACGATCGCGTATACCCTGTTCTCTGCAACAGGGAGTGCAGGGACGTTTGCCACGTTCACCGGATCGTACCTGCCCGTCATCTTTGCGGTCATTGCGGTCCTCCTGACCGGGCTCGTGGTTGCCGCCGGGGTGAAGAACGGGATCGAGCGCGTCTCGGTGACCATGGTCCCCCTGATTGTCATCATCCTTGGAGTCATGGTCCTCTACTGCACCACACTCTCCGGGTTCGGGGAGGGCATCGGGTTCCTCTTCACCCCGGACTTCTCCGTCCTTCTTCATGCCGATGTCTGGGTCGCTGCTTTCGGGCAGGCATTCTTTTCCCTCTCGGTAGGCGAGGGCATCCTCCTGACCTACGGTGCGTACCTGGCAAAGGAGGAGGATATCCCCCGTTCGTCCCTCGTCATCACCTGCACCGATGTCTCGGTCTCGCTCCTTGCGGCACTGGTCATCTTCCCGATCGTCTTCTCGTTCGGTCTCTCCCCCTCCGCGGGCACGGAACTTGCCTTCACGACCCTCCCCCTTGCATTCTCCCTGATGCCGGCAGGGCAGGTGGTCGCCGTGGCCTTCTTTGTCGTCCTCTTCTTTGCCGCATTCACCTCGGCAGTCTCCATGCTGGAGGTCTCCGTTGCGTCGGTACAGGAAGCAACCGCATGGACGCGCAGGAGAACCACGGCTGTACTGACCGGCGTCCTTCTCGTGGTGAGCATCATACCGGCACTGAGTTTCAGCACAGTACAGCTCTCTCTTGGCGGTATCCCCGTGCTCGACCTCATGGACGAGACAATCGGCACGATCGGGCTCCACCTTTCTGCTGCCATCATGGCGATAGCCTTCACCTGGTTTTTGCCGCGGGAAATCTTCGTGTCCGAAACAAAACAATCGTTCCTGATGAGCCGGGTTGTCTTCCCGCTCTGCAAGTACGTCATCCCGGCTGCGCTTCTCGTCACCATTGGCGTGCACCTTGTTTCGGGGTTCGAGTTCCCGGATGCAACCTATATTGCCGGGGCCCATTACCTGAATGCATGGATCCAGACGGGTGGGCTTGCAACGTTCATTGCCGGGTCACTTGTTATCATCCTGATCATCGACAAGATCCGCAGGTGA
- a CDS encoding ECF transporter S component has product MPVKRPYFSLHEVALLSLCATLIVVLNTAFTIPLKIPGHTGIYWVVPVIIGVGIVKKPGAGTFIGLISGILATLFGLNTLHIFNIFIYVALGGTIDLLGFLFFYRLDHPAAGFIAGACGNLAKMAVNYALQTFLGIPAAFIVIGIGTASITHFIFGGLGGIVAALVLARLIRAGVVSRDGA; this is encoded by the coding sequence ATGCCGGTAAAGAGACCCTACTTCTCCCTGCACGAGGTCGCCCTGCTCTCGCTCTGCGCCACCCTCATCGTGGTCCTGAACACGGCGTTCACCATCCCGCTGAAGATCCCCGGCCACACCGGAATCTACTGGGTGGTCCCGGTCATCATCGGCGTCGGCATCGTGAAGAAGCCGGGGGCAGGGACCTTCATCGGGCTCATCTCCGGGATCCTCGCGACCCTCTTTGGGCTCAACACCCTCCACATCTTCAATATCTTCATCTACGTTGCGCTGGGCGGGACAATTGACCTCCTCGGGTTCCTCTTCTTCTACCGTCTCGACCACCCGGCCGCCGGGTTCATTGCCGGGGCCTGCGGGAACCTCGCCAAGATGGCAGTCAACTACGCCCTCCAGACGTTCCTCGGGATCCCGGCAGCCTTCATCGTCATCGGGATCGGGACTGCGTCCATCACGCACTTCATCTTCGGCGGGCTCGGGGGCATTGTCGCAGCGCTGGTCCTTGCCCGGCTCATCAGGGCGGGGGTGGTATCGCGTGACGGGGCATGA
- a CDS encoding Tfx family DNA-binding protein → MMPLQPSPKKRFARRPGRNSLRRSHKKRARRAKKDRDVKHTILSKKMMEVLRYRKQGMTLGQIAEIYGTSRADICVTEKRARQKIMKAMITLNALRFLDVTPICTFRQGSDLMDVTAAFYAEMAKRGIPLPEDPMELINRLRSENTERIHGRLIKKDIDIYLLNDGEIYSR, encoded by the coding sequence ATGATGCCGCTGCAGCCTTCCCCAAAGAAACGATTCGCTCGCCGCCCGGGCCGGAACAGTCTCCGTCGTTCTCATAAGAAGAGAGCCCGCCGGGCAAAAAAGGACAGGGACGTGAAACACACGATACTCTCCAAAAAAATGATGGAAGTCCTGCGGTACCGCAAACAGGGGATGACGCTTGGGCAGATCGCAGAGATCTATGGCACAAGCCGGGCAGACATCTGCGTAACCGAGAAGCGGGCGCGGCAGAAAATCATGAAGGCAATGATAACCCTGAACGCACTCCGGTTTCTCGATGTGACTCCTATCTGTACATTCAGACAGGGATCGGATCTGATGGACGTGACTGCGGCATTTTATGCAGAGATGGCCAAACGGGGTATCCCGCTACCCGAAGATCCCATGGAGCTGATCAACCGGCTCCGCTCCGAGAACACGGAACGGATCCACGGACGACTCATCAAAAAAGACATTGACATATATCTCCTGAATGACGGGGAGATCTATTCGCGATAG